DNA from Mycobacteriales bacterium:
GCCGCGGTCGGTCCGTCGTAGGCCACCAGGCCCGCGGCGGCGTTGAGCAGCACCGCGTCACGCACCGCGCCCGGCTCGCCGTCGAGGAACCGCCGGCTGATCGCGGCGTTGAGCGCCGCGTCGCCGCCTCGAAGCGCCTCCGGCGGGGCCGGCGCGATCCCGAGCGCCGCCGGGTCCAGCGTGTCGTCACGCACCTGACCGCCGGCAACGACCCACACCCGTGACGGCGCGCTCACCGACAGCTCGTCGAGCCCGTCGTCGCCGCGGAACACCAGCGCGTCGGCGCCCCGGTCGGCCAGCACACCCGCCATCACCGCCGCGAGCGGCCCGTGGGCGACCCCGACCGCCTGCGCCGCGGGCCGGGCCGGGTTGGCCAACGGACCGAGGATGTTGAAGAAGGTCGGTACGCCGATCTCGGCACGGGCGTCACCCGCGTGGCGAAGCGCCGGGTGGAACACCCGGGCGAAGCAGAACGCGATGTTCGCCTCGGCGACGCACGCCGCCACACCTGCCGGCGGCAGATCGATCACCACGCCGAGTTCTTCGAGCAGGTCGGCCGAGCCGCACGCCGAGGACGCCGCCCGGTTGCCGTGCTTCACCACGGTGGCGCCGGCGCCCCGTACGACGAGCGCGGCCAGCGTCGAGATGTTGACCGTCGCGGCCCGGTCCCCGCCCGTGCCACAGGTGTCGACGACCCGGCCGGGCACGTCGAGGAGCTCGGCGTGGTCGAGCATCCCCGACACCAGCCCGGTGATCTCGTCCGCCGTCTCGTGCTTGGCCCGCAGCGCGACCGCGAACGCGGCAATCTGCGCAGAGGTGGCCGCCCCGGCCATGACCTCCGACATCGCCCACGCCGTGTCCGGTGCGCTCAGCGACTCCCCCGCCAACAGCCTCGACAGCAGGTTCGGCCAGCTCTGGCCGGACACGTCAGTGCGCGGGCGCGAGGTCCGGCAGGCCCTCGATCAGTGAGTTGACCGCTCCGGCGAGCGTGACCGGGTCAACCGGCAGCGGTACGACGGCCTCGGCCCGCGACCAGCTCGCCAGCCACGCGTCGTCGCGGCGCGCCACCAGGAGCACCACCGGCGGCGGCGCGTCGATCTCGTCCTTGATCTGGCGGGCAACTCCCATGCCGCCGCTCGGGGCCGCCTCACCGTCGAGGATCGCCAGATCGATCCCGCCCGCATCGAGCCTTGCCATCGTCTCGCGGTCGGTGGCAACGGCGACGACGTCGATCGCCACCTCGGGCGAGGGGTGCTCGCCGAGCGCCCGGACCACCCGATCGGTCGTCTGCGGGTTGCTCGCGTACACGAGCACGGTGAGGCGACGCGGCTCGGCGGGGGCATGCTCCATGGCCCGAATCCTAGAGCGCCCCGGCCAGCGGATTCGTGCCGGTGCCGCGGCGACCCGCCCGGTCCGGATTCGCCGGTGACTCGCCGTGGGGGGTCGTGCATGGACCGGTAACCGGGGCTGCAAGAATCACGGCGTGGCCACCGCAAGCGCGGTCGAGCAGCGCCCGCACGGCGCGCTCAACCGTCCCAACCTGCTCAGCGTCGGCGTCATCGTCTGGCTGTCCTCGGAGCTGATGTTCTTCGCGGCGCTGTTCGCGATGTACTTCACGATCCGGGCGGTCAACGAGCCCAACTGGCCGGCCAAGGGCGTCGTACTCGACCTCAAGACGGCCGCGCCGTTCACGATCATCCTGGTGCTGTCGAGTGTGACCTGCCAGCTCGGTGTGTTCGCGGCCGAACGCGGCGACGTCGAGAAGCTGCGCTTCTGGTTCATGGTGACGTTCTTCATGGGCGCGGTGTTCATCGGCGGCCAGTCGTTCGAGTACTTCGTACACAACGACTTCTCGCTCGCGACCAGCGGATACGGGTCGGTCTACTACCTGACGACCGGCTTCCACGGACTGCACGTCCTCGGCGGCCTCATCGCGTTCGTGCTGCTGATGCTGCGCACCACGTACGGGAAGTTCAACCACGCGCAGGCGACTGCCGCGATCGTCGTGTCGTACTACTGGCACTTCGTCGACATCGTCTGGATCGGTCTGTTCACGATCATCTACCTGATCAAGTGACGAAAGTGGAGCCCGTGACCCCAGCCGAGAACCCGGAGCCGGTGGCCGCCACTCGGCCTCGCCGCTCGCGCAAGCGCCGGATCGCCTCGCTCGGCATCCTCGTCGCCTCGCTCGGCACGATCGGCACGCTGTACGCCGGATTCGCGCCGGCCGCCTCGTCGGCCTCCAACGACGACCCGGCCATCCAGCAGGGCCGGGCGCTGTTCCTGCAGGGCTGCGCGTCCTGCCACGGGCTCAACGCCGAAGGCGGCGAGCGCGCGCCGAGCCTGATCGGTGCCGGCGCAGCCGCGGTCGACTTCCAGATGGGCACCGGCCGCATGCCGCTTCAGCAGCACGGACCCGAGGCGCCGCGCAAGAAGGTCGACCCCCGCTTCACCGAAGCGGACATCCAGGACATCGCGGCCTACATCGCCAGTCTCGGCGCCGGTCCGGCGGAGCCGACGGACCTGGACTACCAGAGCGCGGACGTCGCCTACGGCGGGGCGCTGTTCCGGACCAACTGCGCGCAGTGCCACAACTTCGCGGGATCGGGCGGTGACCTGACCTACGGCAAGTACGCGCCGACGCTGTCCGACGCCACGCCGAAGCAGATCTACGAGGCGATGATCACCGGCCCGGAGAACATGCCGGTCTTCGGTGACCAGGAGATCACTCCGTCGCAGAAGCTGGCGATCATCGACTACATCAAGACGATCAAGGCCGAGCCGAACCCCGGCGGCGCCGGCCTCGGCCGGGTCGGTCCGGTCACCGAGACTGCAGTCGCCTGGCTCGTCGGGATCGGCGGGTTGGTCATCATCACGATGTGGATCGGCAGCAAAGCATGAGTGAGCGAAGCGAACTCCGCACCTGGGTGGCGGGTGGGGTGGCGGACGTATGAGTGACGAAACCAACGGCACTCCACCCCGCAAGCGGGTAGGCCGGCGACCGGCGGAGGACAACCCGTCGAACATCGGCGAGCGCACCTCGGATCTGGCAGTGACCGAGCAGCACGCCGTGGAGGACCCGCGCGAGGAGCGGTTCGCCGAGATTCAGGTCTCGCTGCTGTTCCTCGTCGGCATCGCGATGCTGATCTTCTTCATCGTTTCCTACTTCTCGATCTCGATCCACGACCAGCTCGGCCAGTACAGCAACTACGCGCTCGGCGGCTCGCTCGCGCTCGCGCTGTTCGCGGTCGGCGGCGGTTTCATCGTGTGGGCCAAGAAGCTGCTGCCGCACGACAAGGTGGTTCAGGACCGTCACGACTTCTTCTCCCCCGAGGCGGAGGAGATCGAAGCGGAGAACACGTTCCTCGCCGGCGTCGACGACATGGGGCTGGGTCGCTTCAAGCTCCTGCGGCGTACGTTGCTCGGGGCGCTCGCGCTGTTCCCGCTGCCGCTGGTCGTCATGCTGCGCGACCTCGGTCCGCTGCCCGGCGACAGCCTGCTCGTGACCGGCTGGGCGAAGGGCAAGCGCCTCGTCGACCTCGACACGAAGCTCCCGGTCAAGCTCGGCTCGCTCGAGATCGGCGGCATCCAGACGGTCATGCCGGAGGGGTTCACCGACGTCGACGACTTCGCACTGGCGCCCACGATGCTGATCCGCTTCGGGCCGCACGAGATCCTGTCGCAGAAGGAAGCCGACTGGGGCTACGAAGGCCACGTGGCGTACTCGAAGATCTGCACGCACGCCGGTTGCCCGATCAGCCTCTACGAGCAGCAGACCCACCATCTGCTCTGCCCCTGCCACCAGTCGACCTTCGACATGTCGCGTGACGCGAAGGTGATCTTCGGCCCGGCCGCACGCCCGTTGCCGCAGCTGAAGATCACCGTCGACGCCGAGGGGTACTTCATCGCCGAGGGCAACTACTCACAAGCGGTCGGGCCGAGCTTCTGGGAGCGCCGATAATGACGACCAAGAAGCGTGACGACGCCACCCCTGAGCCGACCCGCCCGGAGAACCAGGGGCCGGCGGAGAAGGCGACTCGCGGGGCGCTGAAGTACGCCGACGACCACTTCGGGTCTGCCAACTTCCTCAAGCGCAGCATGGACAAGGTCTTTCCGGACCACTGGTCGTTCATGTTGGGCGAGATCGCCCTCTACAGCTTCGTCATCCTGCTGCTGTCCGGCGTCTACCTGACGTTGTTCTTCCACGCCAGCCAGCAGAACGTCGTCTACAACGGCAGCTACCAGCCGCTGCGCGGCGTACAGATGACGGAGGCCTACGCCTCGACGCTGCACATCTCCTTCGACGTCCGCGGCGGTCTGCTGATGCGGCAGATCCACCACTGGGCGGCGCTGCTGTTCGTGACCTCGATCGTCGTGCACATGTTCCGGGTGTTCTTCACCGGTGCCTACAAGAAGCCGCGCACGATCAACTGGCACATCGGCACGATCCTGATGATCCTCGGCATCCTCGAGGGCTTCTGCGGCTACTCACTGCCCGACGACCTGCTGTCCGGCACCGGCCTTCGCATCGCGTACTCGGTAGCGGAGTCGATCCCGGTCGTCGGAACGTACGTCTGCTACTTCCTGTTCGGCGCGAAGTACCCGGGCACGGACATCATCTCGCGGTTGTTCATCATCCACGTCCTGCTGATCCCGGGCATCCTGCTCGCTCTGATCAGCGCGCACATGATGATCCTCTGGCACCAGAAGCACACCGACTTCCCGGGGCCGGGCAAGACCGAAGACAACGTGATCGGCACGAAGTTCTACCCGGGCTTCTTCCTGAAGACCAACGGCTTCTTCTTCATGGTCTTCGGCATGATCACCGCCCTCGCGGCGTTCGCCCAGATCAACCCGGTGTGGCTGTACGGCCCCTACAACGCGGGCCAGGTGTCGGCAGGCTCACAGCCCGACTGGTACATCCTGTTCCTCGAGGGTTCGCTGCGCATGATGCCGAACTGGGAGACGCACATCTGGCATCACACGATCAGCTGGAACATCCTGATCCCCGGCGTGATCATCCCCGGGATCATGTTCAACCTGCTGGCGTTGTATCCGAACATCGAGGCCTGGGTCACCAAGGACCACGGCTATCACAACCTGCTCGACCGGCCGCGCGACGTACCGGTGCGTACGGCGCTCGGCGTGATGTCGCTGACCTTCTACCTGGTGCTGGTGGCGGCGGGCGCGAACGACATCCTCGCCAACACCTTCCATTGGTCGCTGCAGGCCACGACCTGGGTGCTGCGCGTGCTGTTGATCGTGTTGCCGCCGATCGCGTTCAAGGCGACCAAGCGGATCTGTCTCGGGCTGCAGCATCACGACGAGGCGATGCTGCATCACGGCGTGGAGACCGGCATCATTCGTAGGCTGCCGTCCGGTGCCTACATCGAGGTCGAGGAGCCGCTGCCGGCGAAGAAGGCGGAGACGCTCGCCAAGCAGATCGGCTACCACGGCCACGACGACCACCACGCGATCGAGGCGGGCAGCAACGGTCACGCCGCCAACGGTCACGTCGACGAGGCGTCGAACGGCATCAAGCGGCCGGTGGCGATCGCGGAGAAGGTCCAGAGCAAGCTGGCGGCCTTCTGGGACGAGCCCCGCGAGACGGTGCCCGACACCCAGCCACACCCCGAGGACTGAGCCGTCTTCGGTTTGTGAAGCCTCTGACGTAGCCCGCTACGTCAGAGGCTTCACAAACCGGAGCTCAGAGCAGGAACGTGAACAGGGGCGATCCTGGCGGGACCCGCTCGATGGTGAGCGGACTCGCGTCCATCCGGTCGAGCAACGCCGGCAAGTCTTCGGCGTCTTCGAGCTCGATGCCGACCAGCGCGGGCCCGGTCTCCCGGTTGTTCTTCTTCACGTACTCGAACAGCACGATGTCCTCGCCCTGGGCGAGCACGTCGTTGAGGAAGTGGCGCAGCGCTCCCGGCTCCTGGGGGAACGTGACGAGGAAGTAGTGCCGGATCCCCTCGTGCAGAAGTGAGCGCTCGACGACCTCGCCGTACCGGCTCACGTCGTTGTTGCCCCCGGACACCACACACACCACCGGACCGCTCGGCGTGTGGCCGAGGTAGCGGCGCGCAGCGGCGCTCGCCAGGGCGCCGGCAGGCTCGGCGATGATCCCTTCGGTCTGGTACAGGTCGAGCATCTCGGTGCAGACCGCGCCTTCGGGTACGACGACGATCTCGTCGACCAGATCCCGCACGATCGCGAAGGCCGCGGCGCCGACCTCTCGCACGGCGGCGCCGTCGACGAAGGTGTCCATCGCGGGCAGCGGCACCGGGCCGCCGGCGGCCAGTGCGGCGGTCATGCTGGCCGCACCTGCGGGTTCGGCGCCGACGATGCGGGTCGTCGGAAGGTGTTCACGCAGCCACAACGCCATGCCGGCGATCAGTCCCCCGCCTCCGACCGGGATGACCACCGTGTCGATCGGCGATCCGATCTCGGCAGCGAGGTCCACCGCGACGCTGCCCTGCCCGGCGATGGTGAGCGGGTCGCCGAACGCGTGGATCACCACGGCGCCGGTCCTCGCCGCCTCGGCTGCCGCGGTCGCGCCCGCGTCGTCGTACGTGCTGCCGGAAATCACCTGCTCGACCCACGGGCCACCGATGGCCGCGATCCGCTGCCGCTTCTGCCTCGGCGTACTCGCCGGCAGGAACACCCGGCCCTTGATCTGCAGGGCGGCGCAGGCAAACGCGACGCCCTGCGCGTGGTTGCCCGCGCTGGCACACACGACGCCGTGGGCGCGCTCCTCGTCGCTGAGGGCCACGATCGCGTTGTACGCGCCGCGCACCTTGTAGGAGCGGCAGAGCTGGAGGTCTTCACGCTTGAGCAGGACCGGTACGCCGAGCAGGTCACTGAGCCGGTCGCTGCGCTCGACCGCGGTACGACGCACGATGCCGTCCAGCCGCTGCGCCGCCGCCACCACGTCGGCAGCGGTCGGTCCGGCGATCACCGGATGACGCTAGCCCGGACCGAATGGGCGATGCTCGAAGCGTGAAGCTCAAGCTCGACCTCCACGACATCTACAACCACGGGACCGAGATCGACCGGGCGCTGGAAGGGATCATCGCCGAGGCGGTCGCGAAGAAGGCCAAGCTCGTCGAGATCATCCCGGGCAAGGGCTCCGGGCAGCTGAAGAAGCACGTGCTGCGCTTCCTCGACCGCAAGGACATCAAGGCCCTCTACCACCGGGTCGAGAAGGACTCCGACAACTTCGGACGGGTCTTCGTCCATTTCCGCTGGAAGTAGCTGGAGAGCTGCCAGCCAACCGGTTGCGTGGGCGAAGCGTCTGAACGCATGATGAAGCACCCTCCTCGTGACTTCCCCCACGGCTCGGCGGATCGGCACATGCGAACGAACACTCACGCGCACTGGCGCGGGCTCGACGGCCTGCGCGCCATCGCGGTCGCCGCCGTCGTGATCTACCACTTCTCGCCGATGACGCTGCCCGGCGGATACATCGGCGTGGACATCTTCTTCGTGATCAGCGGCTACCTGATCACCCGGCTGATCACCGAGGAGTTCGTACGACGGCACCGCCTCGACGCGCCCGCGTTCTACCTGCGCCGCGCCCGGCGGCTGCTCCCCGCGCTCGCCATCGTGCTGGCCGCGGTCGGGGCGAGCTCGCTGATCTGGCGCGACCAGCTCGCCACCGTGCGGCCGGGCATCGTCTTCTCCGCGCTGTTCAGCGCGAACTGGTGGCTTGCCTTCGCCCACCAGCCGTACTTCGTCGCGACCGGCCGGCCCACGATGCTGCAGCACCTGTGGTCACTCGGCGTCGAGGAGCAGTTCTACCTGTTCTGGCCGTTGATCGTCGCTGCGACTCTCGGCGCGAGCCGCCGCCGGCTGATCCGTCAGGGCCGCGATCCGCGGACCGAGGTGCACCGGCTCGTCGCGCCCCTGGCCGTCGTCGCGGTGACGCTCGCGCTGGCGTCCACCGGGCTGACCTGGCTGCTCGCCGACCGGTCGAACGTGCCCTACGGCAGCGACGGCTCGACGCTCTACTACGGCACCGACACCCACGCGATGGGCCTGCTGCTGGGCGCTGCGCTCGGTGCGTGGGCGGTGGGCCGAGCGGCAGCCGCCGTGCCGCGGCGTACCGTGCCTGCACCGCTGGCGGAGCTCGCCGGCCTCGCCGCGCTGACCGGCGTGGTCGTCCTCACCCACGGCTACGGCCCGTACTCGCACTCGCTCTACCGCGGCGGTTTCCTGGTCGTGGCCGCCCTCGTGGCCGTGGTCGTCGCGGCGGTGACGACGACCGCGAGCCGGCTCGGCGCGGTGCTCGACTCTCGGCCACTGCGCTGGATCGGTGTCCGCTCGTACAGCATCTACCTCTGGCACTGGCCGATCGCCGTGGTGAGCCGGCCCGGCCTCGACACCTCGATGCCGACCTGGCTCGACCAGCTGCTGCGCGTCGCGCTGACCCTCGCACTGTCGGATGCGACGTACCGGTACGTCGAGACCCCGGTCCGCCGGCTCGGGTTCGCGGCGGCATGGCGCTTGCTCGTCGGCCGGCTGCGCCGCCTCGCGCCCAACGTGCTGCCTCGGCCCGCGTTCGCCGGCATCACCGCGATGCCGGTGGTCGTGGTCGCCGGGCTGGTGATCGCGCTGCCCGCGCCGCGGCCGGCGGCGGCGCTCACCACGCAGGGCGGCACCCATCTGGTCCTCGACCACCCGTCGGCGGCGAACCCGCCGGTCGGGCCGCGGCTGCACGGGCGGCCCGCGGCCCGCCACATGCCGAAGATCAGCGGGTTCGGCGACTCGGTGATGCTCGACGCCCGCCGGACACTGGCACGCGCATTCGGCGGCGGGACGATCGACGCCGTAGTGGGCCGTCAGCCGGGGCCGATCCTCGACGACGTCATGAAGCAGGCACGCATCCAGGAGCTCAACCCAGTCGTCATCATCCACGCCGGCAACAACGGCCTGATCGATCCCCACCAGCTCGAACGCGTCCTGGCCTACCTCGACGGCCGGGTGTCGAGCGAGGTGCAGGCGGTCCTGGTCCTCAACGACCACCTGGACCCCTACGACCACTCGTGGCAGAACCCCAACAACTCGATGCTGGCGCGGGTGGTGCCTCACTACCGCAAGGCCGTCTTCGTCAACTGGAACAAGATCGCCGGCCAGCACCCGGGGTGGCTGTACTCCGACGACCTGCACCTGAAGCCGCAAGGTGCGACCGCCTACGCCCAGCTGCTGGCGACGACGTACCGGCACTGGGTCGCCACCCACCTGCCGCAACCGGGACCGAGCCCGTCTCCGGCCCAGACGATCACCGCCACGCCGACGCCGACCACCCCCGCAACCCCGGCCACTTCCCCGGCCACTTCCCCGAAGTAGCACACAACCCGCTCCGAAATGCCCGAACTGTCCGATTCGGGCACCTTCTGGCGGCCGGTTGTGTGCTACTTCGAACCGGGGAGAGGGGGTCGGGGCGGCGGGGTCAGTCGTCGGTCGGGCGGCGGCGTAGCGCCTTCGTCGAGCCGCGGTGCTTCTTCGCCTCGATCCGCCGTTGCGTGGCCGCCTTCGTCGGCTTGGTGGGCCGCCGCGGGGCCGGTGGTGGGGCCACCGCGTCGGCCAGCAACGCGGCCAGCCGAGCCATGGCCGCCTCGCGGTTGCGCAGCTGGGAGCGTTCGGTCTGGTTCACGACGGTGAGTACGCCGTCGACCAGTCGGCCGTCGAGTCGGTCCAGAGCGCGCCGCCGGTACGTCGCGCCCAGCGACGGCGAGGTGGCCACGTCGAAGGACAGCTCGACGCGGCTGTCGCTGGTGTTCACCGACTGCCCGCCCGGCCCGGACGACCGCGAGAAGCGCCACGACAGCTCGGCCGCGGGAATGGTCAGGCGCGCATTGACCCGCAGATCCTCGACCACCGGCCCATTCTCCCGCGCCACACCCGTTACGCCGAACGGGTTGATCATGCCCATCCACGCTCAAGTGTGGGACGATCTACGTCGAAATCACACTTGTGTCATTCACCGCGACCGAATCACCGCTGGGGGCCACCGTGTCGACTTCCCCGGTCATGCGGCTGCTCGCGGACGGGATTCCGCTGAGCCTGATCTGCGACCTGGTGAGCACCCTCGAGCCGGACTCGATCGCGATCAACAGTGTGGAGCGTCCCAGCGGTGACCCGATCTGGCACGACGCCGTCTCGGACGTCGTCGTCGCCTGGCGGCAAGCCGCCGGAGACTGATCGTCAGGCAGCTTCGTCGGAGTAGTACTCGAACAGCATCGAGCCCACTGCCGGTACGGCGAACGCGGCGCCAAGGAAGACCATCCACCAGCCGAAGACCACGCCGGCGAAGATCACGGCGGCCGAGCCGGCGCACCACAGTGGCGCCCAGCTGTACGGGCTGAAGAAGCCCATCTCCCCCGCGCCGTCGGCGATCTCGGCGTCGTCCATGTCCTCCCAGCGCTGGTCGATGCGCCGGCCGGTCATGAACATGTACGTCGACACGAGCGCGCCGAGGCAGACCCCGAGCGCCAGCGCCGTGGTGCCGGTGGGGTCGTAGGAGGTGAACCAGTAGACGAGGTCAGCGCCGGCCAGGAAGACCGCGATGAACCCGAAGAGGTAAGCCTCGACCTTCATCGCTACGCCTCAACCTCGATCGGGAGCGAATGCTGTTCCTGCAAGCCCGCCAGGTGCGGGTAGTGCAGGTCGAACGCCGGCCGCTCGGAGCGGATCCGCGGCACCGACGTGAAGTTGTGCCGCGGTGGCGGACAGGACGTCGCCCACTCCAGCGAGTTGCCGTAGCCCCACGGGTCGTCGCCGACCACCCGCTCGTTCTTACCGACCCAGCTTCGCCAGGCGTTGTACATGAACGGCAGCATCGACAGACCCAGGATGTAGGCGCCGATGGTCGAGACCATGTTCAGCGTCGTCCAGCCGTCTGAGGGCAGGTAGTCGGCGTACCGGCGCGGCATGCCTTCCACACCCAGCCAGTGCTGGACGAGGAAGGTCGTATGGAAGCCGATGAACAGTGTCCAGAAGTGGATCTTGCCGAGCCGCTCGTCGAGCATCGTGCCGGTCATCTTCGGCCACCAGAAGTAGAAGCCGGAGAACATCGCGAACACGACGGTGCCGAACAGCACGTAGTGGAAGTGGGCGACCACGAAGTAGGAGTCCGACACGTGGAAGTCGATCGGCGGTGCCGCCAGCATGACGCCGGTCAGGCCGCCCAGCAGGAACGTGATCAGGAACCCGATCGCGAACAGCATCGCGGTGTCGAAGGAGATCGCGCCGCGCCACATCGTGCCGATCCAGTTGAAGAACTTCACACCGGTCGGTACGGCGATCAGGAAGCTCAGCAGCGAGAAGAACGGCAGCAGCACCGCGCCGGTGGCGAACATGTGGTGCGCCCAGACGGTGATCGACAGGCCGGAGATCGAGATCGTCGCGAAGACCAGGCCCTTGTAGCCGAACAGCGGCTTGCGGCTGAAAACCGGGATGACCTCGGAGATGATGCCGAAGAACGGCAACGCGACGATGTAGACCTCGGGATGGCCGAAGAACCAGAACAGGTGCTGCCACAGGACCGCGCCACCGTTGTTCGAGTCGAACACGTGGGCGCCGAACTTGCGGTCGGCCTCCAGGGCGAACAGCGCCGCGGCGAGGACCGGGAACGCGACCAGCACCAGGATCGAGGTGAACAGGATGTTCCAGGTGAAGATCGGCATCCGGAACATCGTCATGCCGGGCGCGCGCAGGCAGATGATCGTGGTGACGAAGTTGACGCCGCCGAGGATCGTGCCGAACCCGGACAGCGCCAGGCCCATGATCCACAGGTCAGCACCCGGTCCGGGTGAGTGCAGCGCGTTGGACAGCGGCGCGTAGGCGAACCAGCCGAAGTCGGCGGCGCCGTTGGGGGTCAGGAAGCCCGACATCATGATCAGGCCGCCGAACAGGAACAGCCAGTAGCTGAACATGTTCAGGCGCGGGAAGGCGACGTCCGGCGCGCCGATCTGCAGCGGCATGATCACGTTGGCGAACCCGACGAACAGCGGGGTCGCGAAGAACAGC
Protein-coding regions in this window:
- the ctaD gene encoding cytochrome c oxidase subunit I is translated as MVERQRPARVHVVPGSRIVRWITSTDHKVIGLLYLSTSFVFFLIGGIMAELMRTELARPGQQLFSAETYDQMFTMHGTIMLLFFATPLFVGFANVIMPLQIGAPDVAFPRLNMFSYWLFLFGGLIMMSGFLTPNGAADFGWFAYAPLSNALHSPGPGADLWIMGLALSGFGTILGGVNFVTTIICLRAPGMTMFRMPIFTWNILFTSILVLVAFPVLAAALFALEADRKFGAHVFDSNNGGAVLWQHLFWFFGHPEVYIVALPFFGIISEVIPVFSRKPLFGYKGLVFATISISGLSITVWAHHMFATGAVLLPFFSLLSFLIAVPTGVKFFNWIGTMWRGAISFDTAMLFAIGFLITFLLGGLTGVMLAAPPIDFHVSDSYFVVAHFHYVLFGTVVFAMFSGFYFWWPKMTGTMLDERLGKIHFWTLFIGFHTTFLVQHWLGVEGMPRRYADYLPSDGWTTLNMVSTIGAYILGLSMLPFMYNAWRSWVGKNERVVGDDPWGYGNSLEWATSCPPPRHNFTSVPRIRSERPAFDLHYPHLAGLQEQHSLPIEVEA